The Streptomyces sp. NBC_00440 genome contains a region encoding:
- a CDS encoding GNAT family N-acetyltransferase → MIETERLLLRPLYVSDADDFVALHADPQVNRFVGSYSRQQARERLTAIERQWAERSHGLCAIELKSNGEFIGRSGLQYWEQFDEVELGWTLRAEHWGHGYATEAAQACLDWGFATLDDDYFTALMRPGNEASVKVAERLGFAPRREDHLHGRPVTVYAVDRPTSLPAC, encoded by the coding sequence ATGATCGAGACTGAGCGGCTACTCCTGCGGCCTCTGTATGTGTCCGACGCCGACGATTTCGTAGCGCTCCATGCCGACCCGCAGGTCAACCGCTTCGTCGGGTCCTACTCGCGTCAACAAGCACGGGAACGCCTCACTGCGATCGAGCGGCAGTGGGCTGAGCGAAGCCATGGCCTGTGCGCGATCGAGCTGAAGTCGAACGGGGAGTTCATCGGTCGAAGCGGTCTGCAGTACTGGGAACAGTTCGACGAGGTGGAGCTGGGGTGGACCCTTCGGGCGGAGCACTGGGGACACGGGTATGCGACCGAGGCTGCTCAAGCGTGTCTGGACTGGGGGTTTGCCACCCTTGATGACGACTACTTTACGGCTCTCATGCGGCCGGGTAACGAGGCATCAGTGAAGGTGGCCGAGCGTCTGGGGTTCGCGCCACGTCGAGAGGATCATCTGCACGGCCGCCCAGTCACGGTGTATGCCGT